A genomic stretch from Erigeron canadensis isolate Cc75 chromosome 9, C_canadensis_v1, whole genome shotgun sequence includes:
- the LOC122581955 gene encoding LOW QUALITY PROTEIN: uncharacterized protein LOC122581955 (The sequence of the model RefSeq protein was modified relative to this genomic sequence to represent the inferred CDS: deleted 1 base in 1 codon), with translation MYMSSAFNYNSCSISLKQEILYLCHKYVSPPVTGRTACITAITKSSGNDGGDDVRGSGTTARGRRLLKVREEKRKREYDRLHNYPSWAKVLEDAAKNDVELRNVLGDTIGKPEQMRQKVEDRIRKKGRDFHKAKTGSVVAFKVTFRDFSPVGSNIWFKLYGPPSDRDVDLIGSVIQSWYVMGRLGAYNSSNLQLANASMEYNPLYDADKGFTVMPSSFHDVSDVEFQDNWGRVWVDIGTSDYFALDVLLNCLTVLSSEYLGIQQVVFGGRSMGDWEEGMKNPEDGYKYFKI, from the exons atgtacaTGTCCAGTgcatttaattataattcttgTTCAATTTCACTAAAACAAGAAATTTTATATCTATGCCACAAATATGTTTCTCCTCCGGTGACCGGAAGAACAGCATGTATCACTGCAATTACAAAAAGTTCCGGTAACGACGGTGGAGATGACGTCAGAGGGTCAGGTACGACGGCTAGAGGACGGAGGTTACTTAAAGTGAGAGAAGAAAAAAGGAAACGTGAATATGATCGTCTTCATAATTATCCT TCTTGGGCTAA GGTCTTGGAAGATGCAGCAAAAAACGATGTTGAACTTAGAAATGTTTTGGGTGATACCATTGGGAAGCCAGAGCAGATGAGACAGAAG GTTGAAGATAGGATTCGGAAGAAGGGGCGGGATTTTCACAAGGCTAAAACGGGCTCTGTTGTTGCTTTCAAAGTCACCTTTAGAGA CTTCAGTCCTGTTGGTTCCAATATATGGTTCAAGTTATATGGACCACCTTCTGATAGGGATGTTGATCTGATTGGCAGT GTTATTCAGTCATGGTATGTCATGGGACGTTTAGGTGCATATAATTCTTCTAATTTGCAG CTGGCAAATGCATCAATGGAATACAATCCTCTGTATGATGCAGATAAGGGATTCACTGTGATGCCATCATCGTTTCATGATGTTAGTGATGTTGAGTTTCAGGACAACTGGGGACGCGTGTG GGTAGACATCGGTACTTCAGATTACTTTGCTCTTGATGTACTTCTCAACTGTCTCACCGTTCTGAGCTCAGA GTATTTAGGTATTCAGCAGGTAGTTTTTGGCGGTCGGTCAATGGGTGACTGGGAAGAGGGAATGAAAAACCCAGAAGATGGATACAAGTACTTTAAGATCTAA
- the LOC122581884 gene encoding protein FAR1-RELATED SEQUENCE 5, whose product MDFDVDDDVNSEVLLNSADIEGTKVDEDGMVGCSIEGVFENNHDIKLDQEESGRGLAPFDGPHTVNNSILIEEPYVGKEFDSEAAAHAFYNAYATRVGFVIRVSKLSRSRRDGTAIGRALVCNKEGFRTPDKREKVVRQRAETRVGCRAMVLVRKISSGKWVITKFVREHTHPLTPGKGRRDLIYDQYPNEHDKIRELSQQLAIEKRRSATYKRHLEMVFEHIEEHNQSLSKKIQNVVNNLSEMESKEIETRR is encoded by the exons A TGGattttgatgttgatgatgatgtcaaTAGCGAGGTATTGTTAAATTCTGCAGACATTGAAGGCACAAAAGTAGATGAAGATGGTATGGTAGGATGCTCCATTGAAGGCGTATTTGAAAACAATCATGATATAAAACTTGATCAAGAAGAGTCAGGAAGAGGTTTGGCTCCATTTGATGGACCCCACACGGTCAATAACTCAATTCTTATAGAAGAACCATATGTTGGAAAGGAGTTTGACTCAGAAGCAGCAGCACATGCATTTTACAATGCGTATGCTACTAGGGTCGGGTTTGTTATCCGTGTCAGTAAGCTTTCTAGATCAAGACGTGATGGAACTGCTATTGGAAGAGCTCTAGTATGCAATAAAGAAGGTTTTAGAACACCCGACAAGCGGGAAAAGGTAGTCAGGCAAAGGGCAGAAACACGGGTTGGCTGTAGAGCAATGGTGTTAGTTAGGAAAATAAGCTCGGGCAAGTGGGTGATTACAAAATTTGTCAGGGAGCACACTCATCCATTAACACCTGGAAAAGGTCGTAGGGACTTGATCTATGACCAATACCCG AATGAGCATGATAAGATTCGGGAACTATCACAGCAACTGGCAATAGAGAAAAGAAGATCAGCAACCTACAAAAGGCATCTTGAAATGGTTTTTGAGCACATTGAAGAACACAATCAGTCTTTGTCAAAAAAGATTCAAAACGTTGTAAACAACTTGAGTGAGATGGAATCTAAAGAGATTGAAACTCGTAGATAG
- the LOC122583453 gene encoding uncharacterized protein LOC122583453: MEAENPANIVVNTMNDPLHVASSDHPGMALTTIAFNGSNFHGWSRTVKMALGAKLKLGFITSTCKKSENDEEKLQKWTRCDYMVTCWILSSMVTELSEAFLYATSAFELWKEINERYGQSNGPLIYHLERELSSINQGSLSIATYFNKLKNCWDELHNLNDIPSCTCGKMAECTCKLVEMFLAIENRSRLVQFLMKLNDDYESVRNQILAVDPLPNVNKAL; encoded by the coding sequence ATGGAGGCTGAGAATCCTGCTAATATTGTGGTAAACACTATGaatgatcctttgcatgtagcAAGTTCGGATCATCCAGGTATGGCACTCACTACTATTGCTTTTAATGGAAGTAATTTTCATGGTTGGAGTAGAACTGTAAAAATGGCTTTAGGTGCCAAACTAAAATTAGGATTTATTACTAGTACATGTAAGAAATctgaaaatgatgaagaaaaattGCAGAAATGGACTAGGTGTGATTATATGGTTACTTGTTGGATCTTGAGTTCTATGGTGACTGAATTGTCAGAAGCTTTCTTGTATGCTACTTCTGCTTTTGAGTTGTGGAAAGAAATTAATGAGAGGTATGGGCAGAGTAATGGTCCATTGATCTATCATTTGGAAAGAGAACTTAGTAGCATTAATCAGGGTAGTTTAAGTATTGCAACTTATTTCAACAAACTGAAGAATTGTTGGGATGAACTTCATAACTTGAATGATATTCCCTCATGTACTTGTGGTAAAATGGCTGAATGCACTTGTAAGTTGGTTGAGATGTTTCTGGCTATAGAAAATAGGTCAAGATTGGTGCAATTTCTGATGAAACTCAATGATGATTATGAATCTGTTAGAAATCAGATTCTTGCAGTGGATCCTTTACCTAATGTGAATAAGGCATTATAA